GCTTCTCGGAGGAACGGAAGGTGACGTTGGGCGCGGGCGGCTGACCTCGGTGCGGCCCGGGCCGGGCGGCGCGTCACCTGGGCGGTCGCGCTCGGCATGCGGGTGCGGCCGCCGCGCTGTTGGCTGCCACTGAGGGGACACGGGCGTTCCCGATCTCGGCGACGCAAGGGATGTGCCGCCGACCGTGCCGCCGGAGGGCAGTCCACATGCGCATCTCTTCGCCGTTTCTCCGCTCCGGCCTGACCGCGGCAGCCGCCGCCGCGCTGCCCGTCGCCCTGGCCGCCGGGCCGGCTCTCGCGGGGCCGGGCATCTCGGTGAGCACCACCGGGACCACGGTGTCGGTCACCACCACGGCTTGCGCCCAGCTCAACGGCAGTTGGGGCACCGCCTCGCTGCTCACCAGCAGCCAGCGCGACTTCGCGCAGGGGCGCCAGGTGGCGCTGTCCGGCACCAGCTCCGGGCAGTCGGCGGCCTGGTCGGGCATCTCGCCGGGCACCTACACGGTGATCGTCATGTGCTCGAACAACAGCACCGCGGGCACCCAGACGGTCATCGTCTCCAGGGCGCCCTCCCCGTCCCCGAGCCGCTCGGCCACTCCGTCGCCGTCCGCGTCGCCGCGCGGTGTCATGGGCGGCCTGGGCGGGGCGATCCAGGACTACGGCACCGCGACCCTGGTGGCGGGCGGCGCGCTGGTGGGGGCCGGTGTCATCGGCGCGGCCTGGTTCCTGCGCCGCCGCGCGAAGCCCTACCGGTTCTGAGTCCTACCGGTCCCGAGCCCCGGTTCCCTCGGCGGGCAGCTCGGCGAACTCCGCCAGCGCGTGCCTGAGCCATCCCGTCCAGAAGGTCTCCAGGTCGATGCCGGCCCGGAGCACCAGGTGCCGCAGCCGGTCCTCGGCGCTGTCCCTGCCGGGCGGGAAGTCCCGCTCCTCGATCTGCCGGTACTCCGCCAACTGCCGCTCGTGCAGGTCCAGATGGCGACGCAGGTCCTCTTCGACACCGGCGGTGCCGACCACGGCGGCGGCCCGCAGGCGCAGCAGCATCGTGTCCCGCAGGGGCTTGGGGTCCTGGGGTACGGCGGTCCAACGGGCCAGCTCCTCGCGGCCCGCGGGCAGCACCTCGTAGGACTTCTTCTGCCCGCGGGCCGGCTGCCGCCCGGGCAGCTCGCGAATCAGGCCCTCACCCTCCAGCTTTCCCAGCTCGCGGTAGATCTGCTGGTGCGTCGCCGACCAGAAGTAGCCGATCGACCGGTCGAACCGGCGGGTCAGCTCCAGCCCGGACGACGGCTTTTCGACCAGGGCGGTGAGGATCGCGTGCGGGAGGGACATGTGCACATCCTAGGGATGCCGCGGGCCGCCCGGACGGCCGCTACAGCGCCGCCGCCAGTTCGGTGCCCTGCTTGATGGCGCGTTTGGCGTCCAGTTCGGCGGCCACGTCGGCGCCGCCGATGAGGTGCGCGCTGCGACCGGCGGCGATCAGGTCGTCGTACAGGCCGCGGCTGGGCTCCTGTCCGGTGCAGAGCACGACCGTGTCGACCTCCAGGACGGTGGACTCGTCGCCGACGGTGACGTGCAGTCCGGCGTCGTCGATCCGGTCGTAGCGCACGCCCGGGACCATGGTGACGCCGCGCTGCCTCAGCTCGGTGCGGTGGATCCAGCCGGTGGTCTTCCCGAGCCCGGCGCCGACCTTGGAGGTCTTGCGCTGGAGCAGGTGGACGGCGCGCGGCGGCGCGGGGCGCTCGGGCGCGGCGAGACCGCCGGGGGTGGCGTAGTCCATGTCGACGCCCCAGAGGCGGAAGTACGTCGACGGGTCCTCGTGCGCCTTGTCGCCGCCGTCGGTGAGGTATTCGGCCACGTCGAAGCCGATGCCGCCGGCGCCGAGGACGGCGACCCGGTCGCCGACGGGGGCGCCGTCGCGGAGCACGTCGAGGTAGCCGACGACGCTCGGGTGGTCGATGCCGGGGATGTCCGGGGTGCGGGGCGTGACGCCGGTGGCGACGACGACCTCGTCGTGGCCGGTGAGGTCGTCGGCCGCGACCCGCGTGTTGAGGCGTACGTCGACGCCGTGCGCGGCCAGTTGGGTGCGGAAGTAGCGCAGCGTCTCGTCGAACTCCTGCTTGCCGGGGACCTTGCGGGCCACGTTGAGCTGGCCGCCGATCTCGCCGGCGGCGTCGAAAAGGGTGACCTCGTGGCCGCGTTCGGCCGCGCTGACCGCGCAGGCGAGCCCGGCGGGTCCGGCGCCGACGACCGCGACGCGCTTGCGCCGCCGGGTCGGGGCGAGGACCAGCTCGGTCTCGTGGCAGGCGCGGGGGTTGACCAGGCAGGAGGTGATCTGGCCGCTGAAGGTGTGGTCGAGGCAGGCCTGGTTGCAGCCGATGCAGGTGTTGATGGCCTCGGGGCGGCCGGCGGCGGCCTTGGCGACGAAGTCGGGGTCGGCGAGCATCGGGCGGGCCATCGAGACCATGTCGGCGGTGCCCTCGGCGAGCAGCCGCTCGGCGACCTCGGGGGT
The Streptomyces sp. NBC_01723 genome window above contains:
- a CDS encoding PadR family transcriptional regulator yields the protein MSLPHAILTALVEKPSSGLELTRRFDRSIGYFWSATHQQIYRELGKLEGEGLIRELPGRQPARGQKKSYEVLPAGREELARWTAVPQDPKPLRDTMLLRLRAAAVVGTAGVEEDLRRHLDLHERQLAEYRQIEERDFPPGRDSAEDRLRHLVLRAGIDLETFWTGWLRHALAEFAELPAEGTGARDR
- a CDS encoding NADPH-dependent 2,4-dienoyl-CoA reductase codes for the protein MSRYPHLLSPLDLGFTTLPNRVLMGSMHVGLEEAENGFERMAAFYAARARGGVGLIVTGGIAPNDEGRPYPGGARLTTEDEAEQHRVVTDAVHREGGRIALQILHFGRYAYHADLVAPSALQAPISPHVPRELTDAEIERTIDDYVRTARLARGAGYDGVEIMGSEGYLINEFIAARTNHRTDRWGGSYENRTRFPVEIVRRVREAVGEDFIVVYRLSMLDLVPGGSTLDEVVTLAKAVEAAGATIINTGIGWHEARIPTIATSVPRGAYTWVTRRLMGEVTVPLVTTNRINTPEVAERLLAEGTADMVSMARPMLADPDFVAKAAAGRPEAINTCIGCNQACLDHTFSGQITSCLVNPRACHETELVLAPTRRRKRVAVVGAGPAGLACAVSAAERGHEVTLFDAAGEIGGQLNVARKVPGKQEFDETLRYFRTQLAAHGVDVRLNTRVAADDLTGHDEVVVATGVTPRTPDIPGIDHPSVVGYLDVLRDGAPVGDRVAVLGAGGIGFDVAEYLTDGGDKAHEDPSTYFRLWGVDMDYATPGGLAAPERPAPPRAVHLLQRKTSKVGAGLGKTTGWIHRTELRQRGVTMVPGVRYDRIDDAGLHVTVGDESTVLEVDTVVLCTGQEPSRGLYDDLIAAGRSAHLIGGADVAAELDAKRAIKQGTELAAAL